The sequence CGCAGCGAGCAGGACGTGGAGGCGCTGCTCAACGCCGGCGCGCGCCGCGTGGTTATCGGCTCCACCGCGGTAAAACAGCCGGAGCTGGTGCAGCAATGGTTCACCCGCTACGGCGCGGAAGCGCTGGTGCTGGCGCTGGATGTGCGTATTGACGCCGCCGGCGTTAAACGGGTGGCGATCAGCGGCTGGCAGGAGAACTCGGAATCGACGCTGGAGCAAATCGTCGAACGCTATCTGCCCTTCGGTCTGAAACACGTGCTGTGCACCGATATTTCGCGCGACGGCACCCTGAGCGGCTCCAACGTGGAGCTTTACCGCGAAATCAGCCGGCGCTACCCGCAGGTCGCCTTTCAGGCTTCCGGCGGCATCGGCAATCTGGCCGATATCGCCAATTTGCGCGGCAGCGGCGTACAGGGCGTGATCGTCGGGCGGGCGCTGCTGGAAGGTAAATTCAACGTAGCGGAGGCCATTTCATGCTGGCAAAACGGATAATTCCCTGTCTGGACGTGCGTGACGGGCAGGTGGTCAAAGGCGTA comes from Brenneria nigrifluens DSM 30175 = ATCC 13028 and encodes:
- the hisA gene encoding 1-(5-phosphoribosyl)-5-[(5-phosphoribosylamino)methylideneamino]imidazole-4-carboxamide isomerase, with the protein product MIIPALDLIDGQVVRLHQGDYGQQRQYGSDPLPRLQDYQQQGAQVLHLVDLTGAKDPSARQIPLLKTLLSGVSVPVQVGGGIRSEQDVEALLNAGARRVVIGSTAVKQPELVQQWFTRYGAEALVLALDVRIDAAGVKRVAISGWQENSESTLEQIVERYLPFGLKHVLCTDISRDGTLSGSNVELYREISRRYPQVAFQASGGIGNLADIANLRGSGVQGVIVGRALLEGKFNVAEAISCWQNG